In Juglans microcarpa x Juglans regia isolate MS1-56 chromosome 4S, Jm3101_v1.0, whole genome shotgun sequence, a single window of DNA contains:
- the LOC121263476 gene encoding uncharacterized protein LOC121263476 gives MEEIREVAKAYYVNLTEQQQEKAQDDFRKMKLENNKSMSLTDFLDFSMQENYPESVACSLFKDLDVNGDGSLDFDEFIILFYLYQSKRLLYCRGCETFLNGVYFTCIKCFDSSSNSYDLCSLCYRNKRIQHHHAVFLDNYALLRRNIKRSSETAVDPVQVKNNENEGQYVSELSDHQENIATHEADLDDFNYKENEEVANASNQLEKIANRKVANIPRRKRDRIGKFFARQAANMTSKVVGDVSKAPDSTENCSVM, from the exons ATGGAGGAGATCCGTGAGGTTGCTAAAGCTTATTACGTAAACTTGACAGAGCAGCAACAGGAGAAAGCCCAAGATGATTTCAGAAAGATGAAGTTGGAAAACAATAAGAGCATGAGCCTAACTGATTTCTTGGATTTCTCCATGCAAGAAAATTATCCAGAAAGTGTTGCTTGTTCTTTGTTCAAGGATCTAGACGTAAATGGTGATGGCAGCCTGGATTTCGACGAGTTTATCATCTTGTTCTATCTGTATCAAAGCAAGAGGCTACTGTATTGTCGTGGCTGCGAAACGTTTCTTAATGGAGTGTATTTCACTTGCATCAAATGCTTTGATTCTTCTAGTAATAGCTATGACCTCTGCTCCTTATGTTACCGGAACAAAAGGATTCAACACCATCATGCAGTCTTCTTGGACAACTACGCTTTACTCCGCCGGAACATCAAACGCTCATCGGAAACAGCAGTAGACCCAGTTCAG GTcaaaaacaatgaaaatgaaGGTCAATATGTCTCTGAATTATCGGATCATCAG GAAAACATTGCAACTCATGAAGCAGATTTAGATGACTTTAATTACAAG GAAAATGAAGAAGTCGCAAATGCATCTAACCAGCTG GAAAAAATTGCAAATCGAAAAGTTGCAAACATACCTCGCCGG AAACGTGATCGAATCGGCAAATTCTTTGCAAGACAAGCTGCAAACATGACATCAAAAGTAGTAGGCGACGTCTCAAAGGCTCCTGACAGTACCGAAAATTGCAGTGTCATGTGA